Proteins encoded within one genomic window of Acidovorax sp. 107:
- a CDS encoding acetyl-CoA C-acyltransferase, translating to MSIQDPIVIVGAARTPMGSLQGDFSSLAAHDLGGAAIKAAIERAGVSPDAVGEVLFGNCLMAGQGQAPARQAAFKGGLPKGAGAVTLSKMCGSGMKAAMMAHDMLLAGTHDVMVAGGMESMTNAPYLLQKGRGGYRLGHDRIFDHMMLDGLEDAYEAGRSMGTFGEDCAAKYSFTREQQDAFATASVQRAKAATESGAFAAEIVPVTVKTRAGETVVSVDEGPGKVKLEKIATLKPAFKKDGTITAASSSSINDGAAALVMMRESTAKKLGAKPLARIVSHATHAQEPEWFATAPLGATQKALAKAGWQVGDVQLWEINEAFAVVPMALMKELDLPHDKVNVNGGACALGHPIGASGARIMVTLMYALKARGLTKGLATLCIGGGEATAVALELV from the coding sequence ATGTCCATCCAAGACCCCATCGTCATCGTCGGCGCCGCGCGCACCCCCATGGGCTCGCTGCAGGGCGACTTCTCCAGCCTGGCCGCGCACGATCTGGGTGGTGCTGCCATCAAGGCCGCCATCGAGCGCGCCGGTGTGTCGCCTGACGCCGTGGGCGAAGTGCTGTTCGGCAACTGCCTGATGGCTGGCCAGGGCCAGGCGCCCGCACGCCAGGCCGCGTTCAAGGGCGGCCTGCCCAAGGGGGCAGGCGCGGTCACGCTCAGCAAGATGTGCGGCTCCGGCATGAAGGCCGCGATGATGGCGCACGACATGCTGCTGGCGGGCACGCACGACGTGATGGTGGCGGGCGGCATGGAGAGCATGACCAACGCTCCCTACCTGCTGCAAAAGGGCCGCGGCGGCTACCGCCTGGGCCACGACCGCATCTTCGACCACATGATGCTCGACGGCCTGGAAGATGCGTACGAAGCGGGCCGCAGCATGGGCACCTTTGGCGAAGACTGCGCTGCCAAGTACAGCTTCACGCGCGAACAGCAGGACGCGTTTGCCACGGCCAGCGTGCAGCGCGCCAAGGCTGCTACCGAATCCGGCGCGTTTGCGGCCGAGATCGTGCCCGTGACCGTCAAGACCCGCGCGGGTGAAACCGTGGTCTCGGTGGATGAAGGTCCCGGCAAGGTCAAGCTCGAAAAAATCGCCACCTTAAAGCCAGCGTTCAAGAAGGACGGCACCATCACCGCCGCCTCCAGTTCCAGCATCAACGACGGCGCCGCCGCGCTGGTGATGATGCGCGAGTCCACCGCCAAGAAGCTGGGCGCCAAGCCCCTGGCTCGCATCGTGAGCCACGCCACGCACGCGCAAGAGCCCGAATGGTTTGCCACCGCCCCGCTGGGCGCCACGCAGAAGGCGCTGGCCAAGGCCGGCTGGCAAGTGGGCGACGTGCAGTTGTGGGAGATCAACGAAGCCTTTGCCGTGGTGCCCATGGCGCTGATGAAGGAGCTGGATCTGCCCCACGACAAGGTCAACGTGAACGGCGGCGCCTGCGCGCTGGGCCACCCCATCGGCGCCAGCGGTGCGCGCATCATGGTCACGCTGATGTATGCGCTCAAGGCGCGGGGCCTGACCAAGGGCCTGGCCACGCTGTGCATCGGCGGTGGCGAGGCCACGGCCGTGGCGCTGGAACTCGTCTGA
- a CDS encoding DUF695 domain-containing protein: MTTPSPAIGAFWRAFSDAQASLQALSLRERVGAANVLMEQHLDGLALEMSGGDADAVVDLIVTAHGSIERFPLLAQVVAAAPALPHYRVRAFRERTTQPDFPIGMEGFELATSDVLVALEQDGGQAALEIRFGREIPSDYQDHARNMAFIMLDHVLGEYDFAVKVGAVDFVGDPDDAYTPWVPLSQLPPVFDRYWTETLGHTGHFPTGEAEWDGLELQFDCPIDEDGNELPADDVEGGDAPETGVVMVNTSANAVAMRADLAYALTVDLAVPDSGTLSAVQALQDQAATVLQVPQLGILVLTLMRAGRRQALYYVSDEQLAKQALAPLLLRDEAASLELKVAYDPAWSGYFEYAGYLSA, encoded by the coding sequence ATGACCACTCCCTCTCCCGCCATCGGCGCCTTCTGGCGCGCGTTTTCTGATGCCCAGGCATCGCTCCAGGCCCTGTCGTTGCGCGAGCGCGTGGGGGCGGCCAATGTGCTGATGGAGCAGCACCTGGACGGCCTGGCGCTGGAGATGTCCGGTGGCGACGCCGACGCCGTGGTGGACCTCATCGTCACGGCCCATGGCAGCATCGAGCGTTTTCCGCTGCTGGCACAGGTGGTGGCGGCCGCACCCGCGCTGCCGCACTACCGCGTGCGCGCGTTTCGCGAGCGCACCACGCAGCCGGACTTTCCCATCGGCATGGAAGGTTTCGAGCTGGCCACGTCCGACGTGCTGGTGGCGCTGGAGCAGGACGGCGGGCAGGCGGCGCTGGAGATCCGCTTTGGCCGCGAGATCCCCAGCGACTACCAGGACCACGCACGCAACATGGCGTTCATCATGCTCGACCATGTGCTGGGCGAATACGACTTTGCCGTGAAGGTGGGCGCGGTGGACTTCGTGGGCGACCCGGACGACGCCTACACTCCCTGGGTGCCGCTGAGCCAGCTGCCCCCGGTGTTCGACCGCTACTGGACCGAAACCCTGGGCCACACCGGCCACTTCCCCACGGGCGAGGCCGAGTGGGACGGGCTGGAGCTGCAGTTTGACTGCCCCATCGACGAAGACGGCAACGAGCTGCCCGCCGACGATGTGGAAGGCGGCGACGCGCCCGAGACCGGCGTGGTCATGGTCAACACCAGCGCCAACGCGGTGGCCATGCGCGCCGACCTGGCCTACGCCCTGACGGTGGACCTGGCGGTGCCCGACAGCGGCACCCTGAGCGCCGTGCAAGCCCTGCAGGATCAGGCCGCCACCGTGCTGCAAGTGCCGCAGTTGGGCATTCTGGTGCTGACGCTGATGCGCGCGGGGCGCCGACAGGCGCTGTATTACGTGAGCGACGAACAACTGGCCAAGCAGGCGCTGGCGCCTCTGCTGCTGCGCGATGAGGCGGCATCGCTGGAGCTAAAGGTGGCGTACGACCCTGCGTGGTCGGGCTATTTCGAGTACGCCGGCTACCTGTCTGCCTGA